One stretch of Caldinitratiruptor microaerophilus DNA includes these proteins:
- a CDS encoding GGDEF domain-containing protein, whose translation MEALPATHAHDVALVLVVTLFLMAAWLLWGALRWSGEAPIRRVRLSAVVFLLAIGLVVLTLHLEYGNMRRQATGLFRNEAEPPLAGWLSPAVLVVALASGAYLLLAEFQAVRRVQEEIDTSRRIAYYDSLTGLLRQGALFQRGEAARASAGSGELAVLLLDLDNFKDLNDTLGHLAGDEALAQVGTFLRSTIRESDLVARYGGDEFCIVLAGASKDGALAVAERLVAGLRGVDARWRLSGSVGVAWGPAAGHSFRDFVSAADRALYRAKAAGGSRVEVECLGDEPQRAVEGGIVWGEYSVKLRA comes from the coding sequence ATGGAAGCGCTACCTGCAACGCACGCTCACGACGTCGCCCTGGTTTTGGTGGTCACGCTGTTCCTGATGGCGGCATGGCTACTGTGGGGGGCGCTCAGGTGGAGCGGCGAGGCGCCGATTCGCCGGGTGCGCCTGTCTGCAGTGGTGTTCCTGCTCGCGATCGGTCTCGTCGTTCTGACCCTCCACCTCGAGTACGGCAACATGCGCCGACAGGCGACGGGCCTGTTCCGGAACGAGGCCGAGCCGCCGCTCGCCGGGTGGCTCTCCCCGGCGGTCCTCGTGGTGGCCCTGGCGAGTGGCGCCTACCTGCTCCTCGCGGAATTCCAGGCGGTACGTAGGGTTCAAGAGGAGATCGACACCTCGCGCCGCATCGCCTATTATGACTCCCTGACAGGGTTGCTGCGCCAGGGGGCGCTGTTCCAGCGCGGGGAGGCTGCCCGGGCGTCGGCAGGGAGCGGCGAGCTGGCGGTACTGCTTCTAGACCTTGATAACTTCAAAGATTTGAATGATACGCTGGGCCATCTGGCCGGTGACGAGGCGCTGGCCCAGGTGGGAACGTTCTTACGTAGTACGATCCGGGAAAGCGACCTGGTGGCGCGCTATGGTGGCGATGAGTTCTGCATCGTGCTGGCCGGAGCTTCCAAGGATGGGGCCCTGGCGGTCGCGGAACGTTTGGTGGCCGGATTGAGAGGGGTTGACGCACGCTGGCGGCTTTCGGGGTCCGTCGGGGTCGCCTGGGGGCCGGCAGCCGGGCACTCGTTCCGTGATTTCGTGTCGGCAGCCGATCGGGCGCTGTACCGGGCGAAGGCGGCCGGAGGCAGCCGCGTCGAGGTCGAATGCCTCGGGGACGAACCCCAAAGGGCGGTTGAGGGCGGAATCGTGTGGGGTGAATACAGCGTCAAGCTGCGAGCCTAG